One Natrinema longum genomic window, CCTCCCCGGTTCCGCGAACGAAGACGCCGAGCACACTCAGGCCGACCGCCGATCCGACGGCCCCGAGGACGCGCCGCCGGCCGAGAGAGCCGAGGGTGGCGTCCCCGTCGGCGGCGAGCGCGGCCACCGCAACCGTCACCAGGGAGACGAGCCCGGCTCCGGCGGCAGTGGCGGCGCTCGATATCGGCGACCCAGTCAGCCCGAACGCGATCGCACCCGGCAGCGCCGTTCCGACGACCACGCCGGCAGCGGGCATGGCACCTCGGCGGGCCAGTGTCTCGCGGACGGGACCGCGTCCCCACAGGAGCAAGACGCCGGGCAGCGCCGCCAGTCCGAAACAGACACACGTCAGTGCGATGGCCGTCAGGAAGGCCAACTGGTGGCCGAGCGTGCCGAGTTCGGTGATCGCGACGGCCACGAGTGCGTCGGGGCTGAGTGCGACGACGAGTCGATCGATCGGCGTCGCGACGAACGCCGGCCGTCGGCCGACGGCCAAGTACGAGCCCCCCACGGCGGCGAGTCCCGCCGCGAGTGCCACGGCGACCGGGGGAAGCCACGGACGCACGCGAGCGGCCGTTCTCCGTATGGGAGACATTATATACCAATATCGCCTCGGCGGCTATGAAAGCTTCCCCAAACGCCGCTGGCTCGTGGGCTGTGAGATGGACCGGCCGTGAGACGGACTCCTATCGGTCAGTGCCGACGCCCCGCCCAGCCGTGCGAGTGCACCGAGAACCGACAGCGGACCGTCTGAGGAGCGGCACGGACGAGGCACCGACGCTACCCTTCGTCCGCTTTCGCGCCCGCCCTCGAGACGTCGGGGTTTCGCAACAGCGGGAGCGAGACGATCGTCAGGCAACTCAAGACGAGCGCGGCACAGAGTACGTACGTCAACTGGTAGCCAAACCAGAGGTCGACGGCGGGGATCGCGATCAGCGGTCCGAGACTGAGCCCGACGTCACCCATCACCTGGTAGACGCCGCCCATCCGTCCGAGTTCGTCGCCAGGGGTGAGATCGCCCATGATCGCGAGCAGCGCCGGTGCGGCCGCGCCCATCCCGCCGCCGACGAGGACGATCGCTCCGAGCAGCGCCTCGATCGTCGGGACGTAGGCGATGATCAGAAAGCCCGCGCCCATCGCCAGAAACGCGGGCACCGTCAGCAGCGTCCGATCGCTGACCATGTCCGACACCCAGCCGGTGACCATGGTCATCGATCCCGACGTGAGCACGCCCAGCCCCATCACGATCCCGCTGACGCCCGCCGCGCCGAGCGCCGAGAGCTCGAGGCCGGCGTCGCTGGCGTAGCGGGCGAGCGTCGAGAGGATGATCCCGCCCCAGAGGAATCGAAGGGTGAAGTTCCCGTACCCGATCAGGACGACGGTCGGGTTGCCGGCGAGCAGCGACGGGACCTCCCGGAGCTTGGCGGCTCGCCCTTCCGCGCCCCCGTGGACGTCCGGCAGGACGAGCGTCGCGACGGTGCCGGCGATCAACGCGAGCACGCCGGCAGCGAGAAACGCCGTCTGCATGCTGGCGAGATCGGTCAGCACGCCCCCGACGACGAGCCCGGTCGGGAAGCCCAGCGACTGCCCGCCACGCATGTAGCCGACCCACCGGCCGCGGTTGTCGGCGGTCGTCACGTACGTGATCGTCGCGAACGCCCCGATGAAGACGAACGCGCTCCCGACGCCCCAGAACAGCCGCGCCAGAACGAAGACGACCCCCGGCAGCGACACGTCGCCGAGCAACGGTACCGTTCCGAGATCCGTCGGCGGCGTGTGGAGGCCGACGATGTAGCCAAACGGGGCCAGCGCCTGCGTGAACAGCCCGAAGATCATCGGTTTCCGCGCGCCGACCTGGTCGATGATCGTCCCGGCCGGCGTGTTCATGAACAGTCGCGCGATCCGGTTGGCCGAGAGGATCACGCTCAGCATGACCGCGCTGATCACGAGTTTCTCGTCGAGCAGCGGCAGCGTCGGAAAGGCGACGCCCGTCGCCACCCCGCCGAAGAAGACGCCGGCGATGACTGCGAGGGCGATCGTCCTGATCTCGGCCGTCGAATAGGGGGACTGTTCAGACATTCAAGCAGTAGCTACCGATTCGAGCGCTCGCGTACAAGTGGCTCACGATTCGGGCCCGTGTTCCTCGAGGAATTCGTCCCGTAACGCCGTCTTGCGGATCTTTCCGCTCCCCGTCTTCGGGAGGTCGGGACGGATCTCGACGACTCGCGGGTGTTTGTAGGGTGCGAGTTCGTCGAGGACGTACGCCTCGACGTCGTCCGCGGTCAGGTCCGCGCCCGCTTTCGGCGTGATCGCGGCGGCGACGGTCTCGCCCCGGCGGTCGTCGGGAAGGCCGAAGACCGCCGCCTCGTGGATGGCCGAATGCTCGTAGAGCACGTTCTCGATTTCCCGCGGATAGACGTTGTACCCCGCGGTCAGGATCATCTCTTTCTCGCGTCCCTTGATGTAGTAGTAGTTGTCCGCGTCCCGCGTCCCGATGTCGCCCGTGCGGAACCACCCCTCCGCCGTGAATACCTCGTCGTTCGCTTCGGGGTTCTCGTAGTAGCCCTTCATCACCTGTGGTCCCTGAACGAGGATTTCGCCCTCCTCGCCGGGGCCGACCTCGGTCCCGTCCTCGTCGACGATCTTCGAGCGCGTGTGGCCGACGGGTTGCCCGACGCTGCCGGGCCTGTTTCCGAGCGACGACCACCGGATCGTGTGGGTCGTCGCGGTCGTCTCGGTCAGGCCGTACCCCTCCGAGAGCGGGACGTCGAAGGCCTCCTCGAATCGCTCCTGGGTCGGTGCCGGGAGCTTGTCGCCACCCTGTCCCGCCCGAACCAGCGTCGACAGGTCGTACTCGTCGGGATCGGAAGCCTCGAGCAGATCGACGAACATCGCGGCGACGCCGGTAAACGACGGCACGTCGTGCTCGTCGAGCGTGCGGAGGACCCGTTCCGGGTCCCACTGATCCGGGCGGAGCAGGTGCAGCGTCCGACCGGCACACAGCGACGCCATCATCCCGAGCAGCCCGGTGATGTGGTACATCGGCAGGACGATGAGCCCGTCGCCGTCGATCGGGCTCGCGCTGTAACTCGAGACGCCCTGTGCGATCTGGACCCGGAAGTTGCGGTGGGTCAACAGGACGCCCTTGGGCTCGCCCGTGGTCCCCGAGGTGTAGGGCTGGAGGAGGACATCGTCGTCCTCGCGGTCGGCGATCGCCGCGTTCGTATCGCCGCCGAGTTCCGGCAGTGACGGGTGGTCGCTACCCGGCGTCGCGCCGACGATCTCCGTCTCGAGGTCCGCGACGGCCTCGACGACGTAGGCGTCGGCTCGCGGGCGATACCCGCTCGCATCTCCCGCGGCGCGTGGCGCCGCGCCCTCGACCAGCACCGCCTCCGCGTCGGCGTGGTCGAGCTGGTATTCGATCTCGCGACGGCGGTATTCGGGGTTCAGCGGACTCGCGATGACACCGGCGTGACAGCAGGCCCAGATGGCGGTACAGAAGGGAATGCCGTTCGGCATGTAGACGCCGACCCGGTCGCCGGCCTCGAGGCCGAGTTCTCGAAGCCCGTTCGCAATCCGTGCAACGCGATCGCCGAACTCGCGGTAGGTGATCGTCTCGCCGGCGTGTTCGATCGCGATCGTATCAGGGAATTTCGTAATCGCTCGGTCGAGCAAGTTGGCGACGTTCCCGTCGTAGGGCGGCTCGAGGAGCGTCTCCGCAGGGACGATATCGAGCTCCATATTGCCAGTGGTTTGTCGTTCGACCTGAAAAGTATGCGGGTACTGGTAACAGTGAACATGTTTCGAGACACCTGTCCCTAACTCGAGGGGCGAGCCCCCACGGCGGTATACGCGAGGTGAGCGTCCGCCGGGTTACTCCTCGAGGCGCGGTCGTCCTTTGATCGTGACCGTCTCGCCGACCATGTACGAGGAGGCGGGACTGGCGAGGAACTGCGCGAGGTCGGCGACCTCCTCGGGGCTGCCGATGGTGCGGTCCGGGGTCGTTCGGGCGATTTCGTCCGCATCGTCGTCGACGCCCATCTGAGTGCGGACGCCCTCGGTCGCGACGAGGCCGGGCGCGATGCAATTGACCCAGATGTCGTCCTCGGCCCAGTCGGCCGCGACGGAGGTCGTGAAGTTGACGACGCCGGCTTTGGCGGCCCCGTAGTGACTCATCGACCGCGAGCCGCGGGTGCCCGCGACGCTGGCGAAGTTGACGATCCGGCCGCCGCCGTGCTCGCGCATGTACTCGCCGGCGATCTGCGAGCAGTGGAACGTGCCGTGGAGGTTGATGTCGACGATCGTCTTCCAGCCGTTCTCGCTGATCTCGGCCGGCGGGGCCTGGAAGCTCGCCCCCGCGTTGTTGATCAGCACGTCGAGCGCGCCGAACGCCGCGACGGTCTCGTCGACGAGTCGCTGGACGGCCTCCCGATCCGTCACGTCGCACTCGATCGCGATCGCCTCGCCCGGCCGATCGCTCTCGTTGATCGCGTCGGCGACCGGCTCGACGTTCTCGAGTTCGCGAGACGTGACGACCACGTTCGCGCCGTCGTCGGCGAAGCGCTCGACGATCGTCCTCCCGATGCCACTCGAGGAGCCGGTGACGATCGCAGTCTCCCCGTCGACGCTGAACTGTGCCGTCGTCATCGGTGCGCCTCCGCGACGCGCGTCCGTTCTACTGACCGTTCGCTCGAGCCGAGTATGATACTCTCTGCCATGAGCGTCTACGGGTTCATCGACCGCCGGTATAAGCGATTCGACCGGTCGGCACGCGGTGGCGCGCGCTGGCCCGCGGCGAACGACGAGTGAGACGCGGGCCGACATTGCGCGAGGGATGAGTGAGCGACTGAAAGGAGCGAACGAATCGGTTGGGGAGGGCGTGGCCTTTCAGTGTTACCACGGTAACAGGACACTCATCACCGTTGGGAGGACGACTTCAGCCGGTGAATCCAGATCCGCCGAACGGTCTCACGCGACTCGCATCCGAGAAGGGTACTGTTATGTCAGTCGTCCGCAAACCATGTCGCCAATGAAACGCGGACACCGCACCGAGGTGCGACGCGACGCGACGACCGACCAGCCCGCGACCGCCCCAGAAGCCACGGAGGGCCACGATGCCGAATAAGCCCCTCGAGGAACTCGAGGCGATGGTCGGCGACTCCCGAGTCACCGCCAAAGCGTTCCGCATCGAACCCGGCAAGGTCGAGGAGTTCGCGCGAGCGATCACGTCCGACGACCCGGTGTTCCGCGACGAGACGGCAGCGGCCGAGCGGGGCCACGACCGCGTGCCCGCACCGCTGACCTACACGCAGGTCGCCCGGTTCCCGCGGTACACCCCCGCCGACGTCGACGGCAAGGGCTTCGACCTCGGCTTCCAGCCGGAGTACGTCCTCCACGGCGAGCAGGCCCACGAGTACGAGCGCCCGATCTACGTCGGCGACGTCCTCGAGGGAACGACCACCCTCGCGGACGTCTTCCAGCGCGAGGGCGGCCGCGCGGGGACGATGACCTTCGCCGTCCTCGAGACCGAGTACCGGACGCGAGACGGCGACCTCGTCCTCACCGATCGCTCGACCGCGATCGAAACGCAGGGTGCGGTCGACGACGGCGATGGGAACGGCGACGGCGAGGCGGGCGAACCGACCGACGACCCCGCGGCCGAGACGAACGGCGGAGCCGCCCGAACGGAGCCGACAGCGCCGTCGGAGACGACCGCCGAGTTCGAGCGCGTCCACACGGTCGACGACCTCGCGGTCGGCGACGCCGGACCGACGGTCGTCGTCGAGGACCTCGAGCGCCAACACTTCGTCAAGTACGCTGGTGCCAGCGGCGACTTCAACCCGATCCACTACGACGAGCCCTACGCGACGGCCGCGGGCAACGAGAGCGTCTTCGGGCAGGGCATGTTCACCGCCGGACTCACCTCGCGGGTCGTCACTGAGTGGTTCGACCTCGCCGACGTCGCGAGTTTCGGCCTCCGGTTCCAGTCGCGCGTCTTCCCCGGCGACACCGTCGTCGCCACCGGCGAGGTCGTCGAAGTCGATCGCGATTCGGGAACCGTCGAGACGGCACTCGAGGCGCGGACGACCGACGGCGAGACGCTGCTGACCGGAACGGCGACGGCCGACCTCGAATAAAAAAGACGCGCGCCGAACGTGTTACTCCGGGACGAACACCGGAATCGCTGCTTCCTCGGAGATCTGCCAGAACGTGACGCCGACGGCCGCGCCGATCTCGAGACGCTCGAGATCGGCATCGAGCAGGGCGAGCAGGCGCGGCCCCTCCGCGAGCTCGATCGCGCCGACGACGTAGGGTGTCCGATCGGCGAACCCCGGCTCGCCGGGCACGTAGCAGACGGTGTACGTGTAGATCGTGCCGACGCCTTCGCTCGCCTCGAACGGCGGGTCCTCGGCCCCGCAGGCGGTACAGACCGCTCGCGGGTACAGCTGGCGGTTACCACAGTCACACTCCTGGTACAGGAGTCTGCCCTCGAGCGTCGCTTCCCAGAACGGGACCGTCGCACCGGTCGGGACGGGAACTGGCCCCTCCCATTCGTCGCGGCAGTCCTCGACCTGCCCCGTCATGATTCCCTCCGGAGGACGACCGTGCTACTCGAAGAGAGTAGGCCGCCGGTACCGTGGGCGACGGCGACCTCGGCGTCGTCGACCTGCCGGTCGCCCGTGTACTCGCCCCGGAGCTGGCGGACGGCCTCGACGAGGACGAACACGCCGAAGTGACCGGGGTGACAGTACGAGAGGCCGCCGCCCTGCGTGTTCATCGGTAACTCGCCGCCGGGAGCGGTGGTGCCGCCTTCGACGAACGCGCCGCCCGCGCCCTTCTCGCAGAAACCGAGATCCTCGAGGGTGACCAGCGCGGTGTACGTAAAGGAGTCGTATATCTCGGCGACGTCGACGTCGTCGTGGGTAATCCCCGCTTGCTCGAAGGCGTTCGGTCCCGTGACCGCCGCGCCGGTGGTCGTCATGTCGGGCATCTCGCTTACGTCCTGACGGTGGGTGCTCGTCGACGCGACGCCAGCGACGGCGATCTCCGGCACGTCGAGTTCGCGGGCCCGCTCCTCGCTCACGAGCACGACCGCGCCGCCGCCGTCCGAGACGAGACAACAGTCCAGCAGGTCGAACGGCTCGGCGATCCGTCGGGACTCGAGAACGTCGTCGACCGTAATCGGCTCTCGATGGGCCGCCTTGGGGTTCATCGACGCCCACTCCCGAGTCGAGACGGCGATCTCGGCGAGCTGTTCCTCGGTCGTCCCGTACTCGTGCATGTGTCGCCGCGCGGCCATCGCGTAGGCTCCGGGCGGCCTGAAGAGGCCCGTCGGCCGGACGAAGCCGTCGATCGGGTGGGTCTCCTCGAGCGATTGCTCCCTGTCGGGGCCCGTCTTGCGCGTCGAGCCGTAGGCGACGACCACGACGTCGGCCTCGCCGCGGGCCATCGCGTCGCCGACGTGGCCACAGAAGTGCTCGAACGACGAGCCGCCGATCTCGGTCCCCTCGAGAAACGAGGGTTCGTCGAGGTCGAGGTACTCCGCGAGTACCAGCGCCGGCATGTAGTCGTCGCCGCCGGCGACCGCGACGCCGTCGACCTCGTCGAGAGTACAGCCGGCGTCCTCGAGCGCGCGAACGGTCGCGATCGCCGCGTTATCGAGCCAGTTCCGGTCGGGCGTTTCGCCGAGTTCGCTTTCGGCGACGCCCGCGACGATCGGTTCAGTCACAGGCGTCCCTCCGCCTCTCGGATCGTGCCATGGTCTCCCGATATCCCGACCGACCGCAAATAAGTTGTGGTAGGTTATGTCACAGCATTCGTCTCGCGGCCGGCCGCGCCGGCCGCTACTGAATCGAGGCCGGTACCCGCGCCTCGGGTACACTGCTGAGCCATACGCGTGTCCCGTACATCGGAGACGGACACGTGGGGAGACGAAGTCGAGAACCCGCTTCGAGCTTGGACGACGAATCGGTACTGACCGACTGAACTGCGGATTCCGACGCCCTCTCCCCGTCAGGGGTACTATTTTATATTACTGCGTGATATCATGGCGCATGGATTTGGCAAGCGTTAGCGAAAGTGCGAGAGAAGGAAACGTCGCGCGACTGCACGACGAGACGGCGCGCCACCACGGCGACGCACGGGCGATCGAGTACCACGGAGAGACGCTGACCCACGACGAACTCCAGACCGAGAGTTCGCGGTTCGCCGGCGGCCTGGCCGACCTCGGGATCGAACCCGGCGACGTACTGCTCCAGTACCTGCCGAACTGTCCGCCGTACCTGATCGGCGCGCTCGGGGCCTTCAAAGCGGGCGTGATCGTCTCGCCGGTCAATCCCCAGTACCGCAAGCGGGAGCTGACCTACCAGCTCGAGGACACCCAGGCGACCGTCGTGTTGACACACGAGGCCCTCGAACCGTTCCTCGAGGAGGCACTCGCCGAGATCGACTGGGACCCGGTCGTCATCTCGGTCGGGACGGATGCCGACGATTTCCACGCCTTCGCCGACGTCCGGGACGAGGAGACGTTCGTCGAGCGGGCCGACGACGACGTGGCGCTGTTACCCTACACCTCGGGAACGACTGGCAAGCCCAAGGGAGTCGAGCTCACCCACCGCAACTTCCGCGCCCAGACGTTCGCCATCCTCTCCCAGGACCACGCCCTCGAGGACGAGGCCGTCCGCAGCCTCGTCTGGCTGCCGCTGTACCACATCACCGGCTTCACCCACACCGCCTGGCAGCCGCTCGTCCGCGGCGGGAGCGTCTACCTGCGGAGTGCGGCCAACTGGGACGCCGACGCGGCGATGGAACTGATCGACGAGGAGGGGATCACCCACTACGTCGGCGTCACCGCCATGTACGTCGACATGATCAACAGCGAGGACTTCGACGAGTACGATCTCACCAGCCTCGAGTCGGCTGGCGAGGGCGGCGCGAAGATGTCCGTCGCCGTCCAGGAGGAGTTCGAGGAGGTCGCCGGCGTCGAAATGGCCGAGGGATACGGGTTGACGGAGACGAACGGCGCGACCCACTCCCAGCGTGGCTCGACGTTCGGCCTGCGCCACGGCACGATCGGCCAGCCGACTCGGATGACCGAAGCCAAGATCGTCGACTCGAGCGGCGAGACGGTCGGTATCGGCGAGGAGGGCGAACTCCTCGTCCGCGGTCCGCAGGTGATGAAGGGCTACCACGGGATGCCCGAGGCGACCGAGCGGGCCTTTACCGAAGAGGGCTGGTTCCGCACGGGCGACATCGCCCGGCGGGACGAGGACAACTACTACGAGATCGTCGACCGGAAGAAGCACATGATCAACTCCGCCGGCTACAACATCTACCCCAGCGAACTCGAGGAACTCCTCGCCGAGCACGAGGCGGTCGCCGAGGGCGCGGTGGTGGGTATCCCCGACGAGCGCCGCAACGAGGTTCCGAAGGCCTACGTCGTCACCAAGCCGGGGGTCGAACCCGGCGTCGACGTCACGAGCGAGGAGATCAAAGACTTCTTCCTCGACAACGTCGCCTCCTACAAGCACCCCCGCG contains:
- a CDS encoding acetyl-CoA acetyltransferase; amino-acid sequence: MTEPIVAGVAESELGETPDRNWLDNAAIATVRALEDAGCTLDEVDGVAVAGGDDYMPALVLAEYLDLDEPSFLEGTEIGGSSFEHFCGHVGDAMARGEADVVVVAYGSTRKTGPDREQSLEETHPIDGFVRPTGLFRPPGAYAMAARRHMHEYGTTEEQLAEIAVSTREWASMNPKAAHREPITVDDVLESRRIAEPFDLLDCCLVSDGGGAVVLVSEERARELDVPEIAVAGVASTSTHRQDVSEMPDMTTTGAAVTGPNAFEQAGITHDDVDVAEIYDSFTYTALVTLEDLGFCEKGAGGAFVEGGTTAPGGELPMNTQGGGLSYCHPGHFGVFVLVEAVRQLRGEYTGDRQVDDAEVAVAHGTGGLLSSSSTVVLRRES
- a CDS encoding Zn-ribbon domain-containing OB-fold protein; this translates as MTGQVEDCRDEWEGPVPVPTGATVPFWEATLEGRLLYQECDCGNRQLYPRAVCTACGAEDPPFEASEGVGTIYTYTVCYVPGEPGFADRTPYVVGAIELAEGPRLLALLDADLERLEIGAAVGVTFWQISEEAAIPVFVPE
- a CDS encoding FAS1-like dehydratase domain-containing protein; amino-acid sequence: MPNKPLEELEAMVGDSRVTAKAFRIEPGKVEEFARAITSDDPVFRDETAAAERGHDRVPAPLTYTQVARFPRYTPADVDGKGFDLGFQPEYVLHGEQAHEYERPIYVGDVLEGTTTLADVFQREGGRAGTMTFAVLETEYRTRDGDLVLTDRSTAIETQGAVDDGDGNGDGEAGEPTDDPAAETNGGAARTEPTAPSETTAEFERVHTVDDLAVGDAGPTVVVEDLERQHFVKYAGASGDFNPIHYDEPYATAAGNESVFGQGMFTAGLTSRVVTEWFDLADVASFGLRFQSRVFPGDTVVATGEVVEVDRDSGTVETALEARTTDGETLLTGTATADLE
- a CDS encoding class I adenylate-forming enzyme family protein; this encodes MELDIVPAETLLEPPYDGNVANLLDRAITKFPDTIAIEHAGETITYREFGDRVARIANGLRELGLEAGDRVGVYMPNGIPFCTAIWACCHAGVIASPLNPEYRRREIEYQLDHADAEAVLVEGAAPRAAGDASGYRPRADAYVVEAVADLETEIVGATPGSDHPSLPELGGDTNAAIADREDDDVLLQPYTSGTTGEPKGVLLTHRNFRVQIAQGVSSYSASPIDGDGLIVLPMYHITGLLGMMASLCAGRTLHLLRPDQWDPERVLRTLDEHDVPSFTGVAAMFVDLLEASDPDEYDLSTLVRAGQGGDKLPAPTQERFEEAFDVPLSEGYGLTETTATTHTIRWSSLGNRPGSVGQPVGHTRSKIVDEDGTEVGPGEEGEILVQGPQVMKGYYENPEANDEVFTAEGWFRTGDIGTRDADNYYYIKGREKEMILTAGYNVYPREIENVLYEHSAIHEAAVFGLPDDRRGETVAAAITPKAGADLTADDVEAYVLDELAPYKHPRVVEIRPDLPKTGSGKIRKTALRDEFLEEHGPES
- a CDS encoding SDR family NAD(P)-dependent oxidoreductase — encoded protein: MTTAQFSVDGETAIVTGSSSGIGRTIVERFADDGANVVVTSRELENVEPVADAINESDRPGEAIAIECDVTDREAVQRLVDETVAAFGALDVLINNAGASFQAPPAEISENGWKTIVDINLHGTFHCSQIAGEYMREHGGGRIVNFASVAGTRGSRSMSHYGAAKAGVVNFTTSVAADWAEDDIWVNCIAPGLVATEGVRTQMGVDDDADEIARTTPDRTIGSPEEVADLAQFLASPASSYMVGETVTIKGRPRLEE
- a CDS encoding class I adenylate-forming enzyme family protein; the protein is MDLASVSESAREGNVARLHDETARHHGDARAIEYHGETLTHDELQTESSRFAGGLADLGIEPGDVLLQYLPNCPPYLIGALGAFKAGVIVSPVNPQYRKRELTYQLEDTQATVVLTHEALEPFLEEALAEIDWDPVVISVGTDADDFHAFADVRDEETFVERADDDVALLPYTSGTTGKPKGVELTHRNFRAQTFAILSQDHALEDEAVRSLVWLPLYHITGFTHTAWQPLVRGGSVYLRSAANWDADAAMELIDEEGITHYVGVTAMYVDMINSEDFDEYDLTSLESAGEGGAKMSVAVQEEFEEVAGVEMAEGYGLTETNGATHSQRGSTFGLRHGTIGQPTRMTEAKIVDSSGETVGIGEEGELLVRGPQVMKGYHGMPEATERAFTEEGWFRTGDIARRDEDNYYEIVDRKKHMINSAGYNIYPSELEELLAEHEAVAEGAVVGIPDERRNEVPKAYVVTKPGVEPGVDVTSEEIKDFFLDNVASYKHPREVEFIDELPRTTSGKIQKYKLEEREESGDE
- a CDS encoding MFS transporter, with amino-acid sequence MSEQSPYSTAEIRTIALAVIAGVFFGGVATGVAFPTLPLLDEKLVISAVMLSVILSANRIARLFMNTPAGTIIDQVGARKPMIFGLFTQALAPFGYIVGLHTPPTDLGTVPLLGDVSLPGVVFVLARLFWGVGSAFVFIGAFATITYVTTADNRGRWVGYMRGGQSLGFPTGLVVGGVLTDLASMQTAFLAAGVLALIAGTVATLVLPDVHGGAEGRAAKLREVPSLLAGNPTVVLIGYGNFTLRFLWGGIILSTLARYASDAGLELSALGAAGVSGIVMGLGVLTSGSMTMVTGWVSDMVSDRTLLTVPAFLAMGAGFLIIAYVPTIEALLGAIVLVGGGMGAAAPALLAIMGDLTPGDELGRMGGVYQVMGDVGLSLGPLIAIPAVDLWFGYQLTYVLCAALVLSCLTIVSLPLLRNPDVSRAGAKADEG